CAACAACAACTGGGGGAGCACGGGCATCGACGGATGCTGCGACAACGACCGGGGCACGATCCTGAGCAACAACAACGACGACATCCTGAACCCGTACTACAACGTCTATGACGCCCGATCGGGGGCGCCGGGGTACTACTCGCTCAACTGGCAGCAGGACTACCCGATGGCGCTCCTCCTCAAGAACAAGAACGCGGACGCCTTCGCCTTCGCGGCGATCGCCACGCTCAACCGGGGGAACACCGGCGGCGACGGCGCGTGCGCGGGCGGCGCCGGCACCAACGCCGCCCCCTGCGACTTCCGCCCCGGCTTCTACCGCTTTCGCGACGTCGCGAACGGCGCGATCAATCCGAACGATCCCAACAGGGCGAACGTCATCCCGTGGCAGCCGACGCCCGATCCCGGCATCACGGGCAACGTGCCGGTGAACGGCGGCGACCCGAACTCGGATCGCGTCATCGACCTGGGGTGGCCCGGAGTGACCGTGTTCAGCGACCTGAGCGTGCGACCGACGACCCATCCGAGCATGGGAGGAGGCGACTGCGTCGGTTCCAACCCTCCGTGCCTCGGCGCCCTGAGGGACCCGTCGCGGGCCCCGGGAGTCGGCGTGATGGACATCGCCTCGAAGTTCGGCGGGCTGGTTCGTTTCGTCCTGGAGGTCGCGTCGCCGTCGGATCCGAATTTCACCGCTCCGTTGAGCCGGATCGAGTCGACGTCGACGTCCATCTCGGGAGTGCAGGTTCCCCTCGGCTCGTGCCTTCGCCTGAGGACGATGTTCGGGAAGAAGCCGGAAACGAGCGTCACGACGGTCGCCAACTGCCGCCTCGGCAAGTGCGGCGACGTCGGCTACGAGGTCGTCTCGCCCGTCCACTGCGTCACGTCGATGGCGTGCACCCCCGAGGTCTGCGACGGCATCGACAACAACTGCAACAACCAGATCGACGAGGGCGATCCGGGCGGCGGCGCGACCTGCTCCACCGGGCTGCCCGGCATCTGCGACCAGGGGACGACGGCCTGTCTGGGCGGGGCGCTCTCGTGCCTGGCAGATTCGGCTCCCGCCACGGAGGTGTGCAACGGACTGGACGACGACTGCAACGGCGTCGTGGATGACGTGTCGGGAGGGTGCGGGCTCGCCGTGACGGCGCCCGCTTCGGCAGGCGTCCTCGATTGCACCGCCCCGGCCACCTCCCAGCCGACGATCACATGGAACGCGGCCCAGTACGACAAGTTCAGGGCGTACATCGGGACGAGCGCGGCCTTCACGACGGGCACATTCGTCACGAGCGGATCGACGCCGCTCAAGGTGACCACCTGGCACGTGAAAGCGAAGACCTGGACCAGCCTCTGCAAGAAGGCGACGAACGGAGGCGCGCTCTTCGTCCGGGTCTTCGGGATCGACGTCAACGTGCCGAAGTCGGACCCGCTGCGGAAGCTCTTCAGCCCAGTCGTCGCGACGACCGTGACGAAGTGAGCTGACTTGCCTGCGGACTACTTCAGCCCGTCCACCAGGTACAGGTCCGAGATGTTGTTGTGGTACGAGTAGGCGTACGAGCGGCCGTCCGGCGTGATCAGGATCGCCTCGAGGCTCGTCACGCCGGAGAGGTCGGCGGGCGACAGCTCGACGACGTGATCCCGCTTCGCCGTCGCGAGGTCGAGGCGCCACACCCTCCCCGGGACCTCGCCCCCCTTCACGATGTAGAGCGAGCGACCGTCGGTGCTCCACTGCAGCGGCACCTCGCCGGCCGCCATGCCGGCGATCGGCTTCCCGTCGCCGCCCTCCGTCGGGAAGAGCCACGGCAGACCGTTCGGATCGATCGCCGCAACGAGCTTTCCGTCGGGCGAGATCGATCTGCCGAACGCCTTGAGGCCGAAGCCTTCAGGAGAGATCGCCTTGGCCGTTCCCCCGTCGACCGGCACCACGTAGAGACGCGCGGCGTGATTCGCCTCGCGCGCGTCGAGCAACAGTCGCCTCCCGTCCGGGAACCAGTTCCCCCAGTTGAACCCCACGAGCCCCGGGGTCTTCACCGCGACGGGGTTGCCGGCGCCGGTCGGCAGGAGGGAGAGTCGCTCATTGTTGTCCGACGCCTGCCGGGAGAGCACCCACTTCCCGTCGGGTGACAGAGTGAAAGCGTTTCCCTCGCCGATGAGCGTCGCCGCGCCCCCGTCCGAGTTCCGAACGTAGATCGAGGAGCCGGCGCCGCCTCCCTCACCTCTCTCGGTGAGGACGAGAATTCTCCCGTCGATCGAGATGTCCGCCGCGTACGAGGCGTCGAGCCACGAGAGATCGCGCTCCTTCGGATCGCCCGGCAGCATCGCGCGGAGGACGCCGCGGTAGTTGACCCGCCCGACGAGGGCGCGTCCGTCTTTCGACACGTCGTGAAGCTCGAGCGTTCCGGGCACGCGGGCGAGGAGCCTGACCTTCCCCGACAGATCGACCGCATAGAGGGCGCTCGTGTTGGCGGAGGCCCCCGGCTCGGGTGACGCGAACCAGACCTCCTTGCCGTCGGGCGACCAGCAGAGGTACCACCAGTCGCCCCAGCCGGAGGTCAGCGCCCTCGTCTTTCCCGCTTTGTCCACGACGGAGACCGAGACGCTGGAGGTCTGGGCGCTGTCGAAGAAGGCCACGAGCGTCCCATCGGGGGAGACGCGCGGGTTGACGAGGCTGACCGACTCGCGGACGACGGTTCCTATCGGATACTCGATGCGCGTCAACCCGCCGACCAGTCGCGAGGCGGCGAGATCCTTCCCGTCGGGGGACCAGTCGGCGAAGTAGACGTCGTCCAGGATCGGCCGCGGCGACCCGCCGACCAGGGGCATGCGCGCCAGCGTCCCGTACCGCCCGTAACCCCACGTTCCGGTGTGCGCCCCCGACATGATCGCCAGCTCCCCCGCCGAGGAGATCGACAGGATGTCGGTCTTCGGAAAGCCCAGCGGCTTCGACTCGGGGCTCTCGGGGCGCGTCATGAACAGCTCGACGGGCTTCCCCTCGAAGGCCGCGCCGTAGACGATCGTCTTCCCGTCCGGCGCGAAGCGCGCCGACCAGACCGTCCCGCGCCGGAACGTGAGGCGGTGCCACGCCGGCGGCGCTTTCACCGCGCCTCTCGACCCGGCCATCCATCCGCCGGCCGCGGCGGCCGCGACCATCAGGAGGACAGCCGTGGAGGCGATCCCACGCTTCGTGACGCGGCTCGCCCCCTGCACGGCGGGCTGCGCCGTCGATCCCGTCGCCGTCGAGAGCGACTGCAGCGCGAAGGCGACGTCGCGCGCCGACTGGAACCTCTCCTCGGGGCTCTTCT
This is a stretch of genomic DNA from Acidobacteriota bacterium. It encodes these proteins:
- a CDS encoding putative metal-binding motif-containing protein, which translates into the protein MKPSKVLRALLLAAVAAGATQGPFANCFEFGGFAIFQCGDLAFIQPPPDFDPNVYVVDPNGHVANISALFWQVGFGNATTDNGLGSSGSGNSGVSTFNGNDSGLVGVDLKDAYYATQSVLMPAGATCLSNNNWGSTGIDGCCDNDRGTILSNNNDDILNPYYNVYDARSGAPGYYSLNWQQDYPMALLLKNKNADAFAFAAIATLNRGNTGGDGACAGGAGTNAAPCDFRPGFYRFRDVANGAINPNDPNRANVIPWQPTPDPGITGNVPVNGGDPNSDRVIDLGWPGVTVFSDLSVRPTTHPSMGGGDCVGSNPPCLGALRDPSRAPGVGVMDIASKFGGLVRFVLEVASPSDPNFTAPLSRIESTSTSISGVQVPLGSCLRLRTMFGKKPETSVTTVANCRLGKCGDVGYEVVSPVHCVTSMACTPEVCDGIDNNCNNQIDEGDPGGGATCSTGLPGICDQGTTACLGGALSCLADSAPATEVCNGLDDDCNGVVDDVSGGCGLAVTAPASAGVLDCTAPATSQPTITWNAAQYDKFRAYIGTSAAFTTGTFVTSGSTPLKVTTWHVKAKTWTSLCKKATNGGALFVRVFGIDVNVPKSDPLRKLFSPVVATTVTK
- a CDS encoding serine/threonine-protein kinase, producing the protein MPIPPGTRLGPHDILAPLGAGGMGEVYRARDTRLDREVAVKVLPAHLSQDADARARFEREAKSVAALSHPNILAIHDFGQEGTTAYAVTELLEGETLRERMGGAPMPARKAIDAAQQIVQGLAAAHDKGVVHRDLKPENIWVTKDGRIKILDFGLAKTASREGADLTSAPTAQQATTPGTVMGTAGYMSPEQVRGKPVDSRTDIFSFGAILYEMVAGTRPFRGETTADTMSAILKEDPPELTKTGRSVPPGLERIVHHCLEKSPEERFQSARDVAFALQSLSTATGSTAQPAVQGASRVTKRGIASTAVLLMVAAAAAGGWMAGSRGAVKAPPAWHRLTFRRGTVWSARFAPDGKTIVYGAAFEGKPVELFMTRPESPESKPLGFPKTDILSISSAGELAIMSGAHTGTWGYGRYGTLARMPLVGGSPRPILDDVYFADWSPDGKDLAASRLVGGLTRIEYPIGTVVRESVSLVNPRVSPDGTLVAFFDSAQTSSVSVSVVDKAGKTRALTSGWGDWWYLCWSPDGKEVWFASPEPGASANTSALYAVDLSGKVRLLARVPGTLELHDVSKDGRALVGRVNYRGVLRAMLPGDPKERDLSWLDASYAADISIDGRILVLTERGEGGGAGSSIYVRNSDGGAATLIGEGNAFTLSPDGKWVLSRQASDNNERLSLLPTGAGNPVAVKTPGLVGFNWGNWFPDGRRLLLDAREANHAARLYVVPVDGGTAKAISPEGFGLKAFGRSISPDGKLVAAIDPNGLPWLFPTEGGDGKPIAGMAAGEVPLQWSTDGRSLYIVKGGEVPGRVWRLDLATAKRDHVVELSPADLSGVTSLEAILITPDGRSYAYSYHNNISDLYLVDGLK